AGAGACGTTCCCACGCTCCGAGTGAGTACCCCTCGTCCGGCTGGAACTCGACGAACCAGGGCGAGAGATCCGCCTCTGGGTCGACTTCCCAGGCCGCCATCGCGTCGAAGGCGCGATCGATCATCGTCCGCAGGAACTCGTGGTGATCCGGAGCGATGAACTCACGGACGATCAGTGACCCGTGGTGTTGCAGCGCCGAGGCCAGGTGTTCCGCAGTCAGCTCGGAACCAAGAATCTCGGGAATCGCATCGTGATCGGTGAAGAAATCGGGGACAGTCGGCGGCCATTCCGGCGGACCGTCCTCATCGGCGAGCGTGGCGAACGCAGAGTGTTGCCCCTGCACGAACGCCGACTCCAATGCGAGATCCTCTGAAACGACCAGTTGGCCCCGGAGCAGATCGACTGCATCGGGCCACCGGCCTGCGTCACGAAGCGTCTCAACCTGCTCGAGCACGTGGTGAGTCATCCCTGTCCTCCTCGCTCATCACCGTCCTGCTGCACACAAGGGCTCCGGACCGTGGGTTCAGCAAACCACAGACTGCTCTCGACGGGAAAGTGCACGCCGTTCATCCGGGCTCCGGCGGCTACTCTCGCCGCGTGTCCATGCCAGTGATCGTCAACGTCCTCAGAGGTGGCGACATCGAGAGCTGCCACGAAGTCGATGTCGTCGCGGTCGATCCCGAGGGGCGCATTCTGTGGTCGCGTGGCGTCGGGAAGCGTGACGTCTTCGCTCGTTCTGCGCTCAAGCCGGTGCAGGCGCTGCCGTTCGTGCGCAGCGGCGCGGCCGACCGGTTCGCCATCAGCGACGAACGACTGGCGGTTGCTTGCGGCAGTCACGGCGGCGAGCCCCGCCACGTCGAGGTCGTGGGTGACTGGCTCGCGGACCTCGGCCTCGGCCCCGACGATCTCGAGTGCGGAGCTCACGTGCCGGTGCACCGTGCGAGCGCCGATGCGCTGGCAGCGGCGGCCACCGCCCCCACGCCACTGCACAACAACTGCTCAGGCAAGCACGCCGGGTTCCTCTCGGTGTGCCGTCAACTCGATCTCGACCACCGCGGCTACCTCGCTCCCGGCCATGCCCTC
This is a stretch of genomic DNA from Acidimicrobiales bacterium. It encodes these proteins:
- a CDS encoding asparaginase produces the protein MPVIVNVLRGGDIESCHEVDVVAVDPEGRILWSRGVGKRDVFARSALKPVQALPFVRSGAADRFAISDERLAVACGSHGGEPRHVEVVGDWLADLGLGPDDLECGAHVPVHRASADALAAAATAPTPLHNNCSGKHAGFLSVCRQLDLDHRGYLAPGHALQADHLTPAIEECCGVDLAGTTPGIDGCGIPVWAMPLDRLAAGWAVLGRTDEGRRIFAAMTAQPFMVAGTDRACTRLMEAGRGAFAVKTGAEGVFCGIDLASGAAIALKARDGATRAADLAIEWALAELGLVPAPVPRVLRNWVGTEVGSVRVAG